One Faecalispora anaeroviscerum genomic window carries:
- a CDS encoding Crp/Fnr family transcriptional regulator codes for MSGHVCAENVPIFNHLGHENLEKISEIMEHCSYAKGEIIYSPNKSSGLFILAKGRIKVYQLSGSGKEQLLRVLEPGNVIGEDTLFGSCNSNSFGEALTDIEACVIGREEFMKLLIQYPAISVRLLEEYSRRLAEADQLTTRTATESVAVRLASYLIDLSKVAGADTFVLPLSMKELAAFLATTPETLSRRMRQFEDDRLLERSGKNINLLQKDALGNVL; via the coding sequence ATGTCCGGACACGTATGTGCAGAGAATGTGCCGATTTTCAATCACTTAGGTCACGAAAACCTAGAGAAAATCAGCGAAATCATGGAACACTGCAGTTATGCAAAAGGAGAAATTATTTATTCCCCCAATAAATCAAGCGGATTATTCATCCTTGCAAAAGGCAGAATCAAGGTTTATCAGCTTTCAGGTTCTGGAAAGGAACAGCTGCTTCGTGTACTGGAACCTGGAAATGTCATAGGAGAAGACACCTTATTTGGCTCCTGCAATTCGAACAGCTTCGGGGAAGCACTGACAGATATTGAAGCGTGTGTCATAGGGCGTGAGGAATTCATGAAGCTACTCATACAATATCCTGCTATCAGTGTCAGGCTACTAGAAGAATACAGCCGCAGACTGGCAGAGGCAGACCAACTGACTACCCGCACAGCGACGGAAAGTGTCGCAGTAAGACTCGCTTCCTACCTGATTGACCTATCAAAGGTTGCCGGAGCGGATACATTCGTACTTCCATTGTCTATGAAGGAGTTGGCAGCATTTTTAGCTACCACGCCCGAGACCCTTTCAAGACGGATGCGGCAGTTTGAAGATGATAGATTGCTGGAGCGGTCGGGGAAAAATATAAACCTATTACAGAAAGACGCACTGGGAAATGTGTTATAA